TACACCCGCCAAAGGCCTCGGAAGAGGACGAATGCATGCAAGTCATCACAGAGGATGAAGTTTTAGCTACCGGCCTAAAAGAAAAGAAAGTTGAAATCTGTGGACTCAACGGGCTCTACAATTTCCTGACCCAGGAAGCATGCCCAGAGGTCTTAAAGGCAGAGAGAAAGACGACCCTCTCACAAAGAGACTAGCCTTTTGGGTGTCTTATATTAGGATGGTGTCCTCAAGCGGCCGCTCATTTGTGCAAGCGTACGAGCCAAATCTTCATCGACTTCACCATCAACTACATACCTAAACAACTCCACGCCAACGATAAAGACACAGAGTGGCTCAGCCGTCACAACATCGAGAAGATCTTCTACAACATTGATAATTGAATTCTCACCAAAAACCTGGCCCACACCAATGGTATCAACAACTTTACCGTCCTTCACCACATGCGCACTACCGGATGCAATCATATAAAGAGCGCTGCCATTGTCTCCACTTTTCACCACAGTCGAATTGCCAGGAAACTTCCAGTATTCAGAGAGAGCAACATAGTCGTCGATTTCATTAAACTCCATCTCCGCGAAAAGCTGAACCCGGCGTAAACCATCTTTAAACGACTCAGCTTCCTCTTCACCCAATGCGAGTTCTTTTCCACCACGCTCAAGCAACGTATGCCTCAGATCTGAAGACAGCATTAAATGTTCGAGCCCCTGCGGAATAAGTGTCGGGGCAACCATACCGTCCAATGTTGGTTCAGCGACCACCACTTCAGGATCCCGCGCTTTTGCCGTTTGCTTGGCATATTTATCCTTGAGATTAAGCACGTGAGACCGAAAACCATCATCTCGCTGGGCCAAGGCATCGAATAGAGCTTTGCTGCCCACAAACACCCGTAGAGTACCATCGGCAATAACATTTGCGGAACTTGCTTGTCCCACGACCAGCGAAGTGATCCCAAAAATATCACCGACACCGATTCGAGAAATCTCCAAGTCTTTTTTGAAAATCCCCCTATCAACACAGACCTTCGCTTCGCCTTCATAGATGATAAAAAAGTCTTCGTTAGGCACACCCTGCTTAACCACTTTGTGTCCAGAGCGCAGCTTATGAACTTCAAAGCGCTCCGCGATGCTTCGTAGAATTTTACTATTAAGTCCTTGAAACATATCTGACGATGACAAAAGCTTTACTAAAGTAGCAGATAGTACCGGGTTCATCTCACGTCTACTGGTCGTAAGCTTCTTAAGGCGTGCGCCCTGCCCCACATCTAAGTTCTTGCGAAAACAAGACTCCTCTGGCTCGCTTACCGGAACAAAGAAGTGACCAACAGCAGGTTTTTCCAAACGTCCCAATAAGAAAAAACCGTGATCTTCTAGATGCTCATAGGTGTGCATCGCCACTTTTCGTTTGTATGGAGACAAGACGTAAGTCAAAACGTTACGCATCAGTACCACGTCAAAGGTTCCGATATTACCCCAACCACGTAGTAAATTATGCTCTTGAAATACGACACGCTTACGATGACGACTTTTGATTCGCCAAGCGCCATCCAATTTTTCGAAATTCTCGTGGAGTAGCTTTTTGGGTACGGTGTCTTCAACCTCGTTGGCGTCGTAGATTCCTGACTGTGCTTTTTTCAAACAGCGTCGTGATAAATCGGTCGCCAATATTTCAATCCTCCAGCCACTCTTAGCTGGAAAATATTCATCAAGCATAATGGAGAGTGAGTAAGGCTCTTGGCCAGTGGAGCAACCTGCTGACCAGAAACGAATAACTTTCTGCGATTCTCTTACCTTCATGAGTTTCGGCAAAACAACCTGTCGTAGAAAACGAAAACTTTCACGTCCCGCGAAGAAATCTGTTTCAAAATTAAGGACCGATTCGATAATTTTATTTTTTAAAGATTTATTCTTTGACGAGAGGAGCCTGGCCTCAATTTCATAGACGCTCTCAAGCCCACTGGATTTTGCCAGTCGCCCAAACCTCTTTTCAATAAACTTACGGTTTTCAGGGCGTAGCAACACCCCAGTCTGGCTCAAAACAAGCTGACCAATCCGTTCAAACTGTGAATCAGTAAGCTTCAATTGACTCTACCCCCACCTCAAACTTAGCAA
This is a stretch of genomic DNA from Deltaproteobacteria bacterium. It encodes these proteins:
- a CDS encoding cyclic nucleotide-binding domain-containing protein, translated to MKLTDSQFERIGQLVLSQTGVLLRPENRKFIEKRFGRLAKSSGLESVYEIEARLLSSKNKSLKNKIIESVLNFETDFFAGRESFRFLRQVVLPKLMKVRESQKVIRFWSAGCSTGQEPYSLSIMLDEYFPAKSGWRIEILATDLSRRCLKKAQSGIYDANEVEDTVPKKLLHENFEKLDGAWRIKSRHRKRVVFQEHNLLRGWGNIGTFDVVLMRNVLTYVLSPYKRKVAMHTYEHLEDHGFFLLGRLEKPAVGHFFVPVSEPEESCFRKNLDVGQGARLKKLTTSRREMNPVLSATLVKLLSSSDMFQGLNSKILRSIAERFEVHKLRSGHKVVKQGVPNEDFFIIYEGEAKVCVDRGIFKKDLEISRIGVGDIFGITSLVVGQASSANVIADGTLRVFVGSKALFDALAQRDDGFRSHVLNLKDKYAKQTAKARDPEVVVAEPTLDGMVAPTLIPQGLEHLMLSSDLRHTLLERGGKELALGEEEAESFKDGLRRVQLFAEMEFNEIDDYVALSEYWKFPGNSTVVKSGDNGSALYMIASGSAHVVKDGKVVDTIGVGQVFGENSIINVVEDLLDVVTAEPLCVFIVGVELFRYVVDGEVDEDLARTLAQMSGRLRTPS